Within Sphingobium sp. SCG-1, the genomic segment AGCGAGTCATCGCAGCGATCCGCTCGTCGACACGGCGTTCCAGGATCGTGAGCGGCATAGCGCCTTCCTTCAGGATCTCATGAAATGCCTTGAGATCGAATTTTGCGCCCAGTGCCGCCTGCGCCTTCGCCCGCGCACGGCTCCACGCCATGTGTCCGACCTTGTAGCTGCACGCCTGTCCCGCCTGCGTGCAGTACCGCTCGACTTCGCGCTGTGTGCGCGGACGCGCGAAGCCCGTCGTCGCGACCATGTAATCAGTCGCTTTCTCGCGGCTCCATTGCTTCGCGTGTATCCCGGTGTCGACGACTAGCCTTGTCGCACGGAACAGGAACGACTGGAGATAGCCGACACGCTCCAAGGGCGTCGTATAAGCCTTCAACTCGTCGGCAAGCTGCTCGGCATACAGCGCCCAGCCTTCGGAATAGGCCGAGAAGAAGCCGATCTTGCGCAGTGTCGGAATGTCGCGCGATTCCTGCGCCAGGCTGATCTGGAGATGGTGGCCGGGCACGCCTTCATGATAGGTGAGCGAGGGCAGCGTATATTTGGGCCAGTCGCCCACGTCCTTCAGATTGACGAAATAGATCGCGGGCCGCGAACCGTCCAATGACGCGCGATTATAATAGCCGTTCGATGCGCCATCCTGAATCTCGACCGGCACCGCGCGGATTTCCAGCGGCTGTGTCGGCACGGTGGCGAACGCCTGCGGGAGCTTCGCATACATCGCCTTCACGCCTTCGTTCAGCCCGGCGATCAGTTCCTCCCGGCCAGCGGCGGTATTCGCATACAACTGGTCGGGCGCGACATTGAGCTTGGCAAGGCGTTCGCCGACCGTGCCGCCGGTATAGCCCTGCGACGTCAGGATCGCGTCGATCTGCCCGCTGATCTCCGCAACCTGTGCAAGGCCCAACTTGTGCACGTCGTCCGGACTCATCGTGGTCGTGGTCGCCTGATTGAGCGCCATCGCATAGATCGCGTCGCCGTTGGGCACGCGCCAGATGCCGTCGCCCGGCTTGGTCGTAGGCTTCAGCTTTTCGATCAATGCGATCTGCCGGTCGAGCGCAGGATAGACCTTGCCCTCGACGATCGACGCAGCCTGCGCCTGCCAGTCGCCTGCGATGCCCTTCGCCCCCGCGCGTTTGACGAGCGACTGCACGATACTGGACGTGGCGGCGGGTTGCCCGCGCAGCTTGCGCATCTGCCCCAGCGTCAGGTCGAGCGACCAGCCGGGCGCGAGCAGCCCCTTGGCCGCCTCCGCCTGCTGCATGGCGCTTTCCTGGTCGAGTACCGTCGCGAACTGATCGAGCCGCGCCAGATAGGCGTCGGCATCCGGCTTCTGGTTGATCGTGTGCGCGGTATTGAGGAAGTCGGGCACCGAGAAATATGCGCCGCCCTGCTGGAAGATACGATAGGGGCGAATAGGGCTGTCGATCCCGAAGCGTTCGGTCGCTGCGATCTGCGTATTGAGCGAATACAAGACCACTTCGAGGTTGAGCCGCGCCGCAGGAGACAGGGCAGGCGTGTCGAAGCGACGCAGGCTGGCGATCGACGCCTTCACTTGCGCGACATCCCTCGCGCGCTTTTCTGGCGTCCGTGGCGACAGCTGGCTTTTCGCTGCGGCAAGCGGTCCGCGATCCAGCCCCAGCGATGTCGTCAGTTCAGGCGAACGCGCCAGCGACTGCTGGAAGACATGCTCGAACTCGGCGTTGAGCGCAGCATCTCCAGCGGGTTGCGCGAAGCCCTTCGTCTGGATCAACGCAGCGCTGATTGCGGCTGCACCGCTGGTGGCAAGAAATTGTCTGCGATCCACGGCTAAGTCTCCGCCTTAGGTATAATTGGTAATCTTTACTATGGCTTACGCTACCTTCGATCAACCGGTAATCCGACGAGCACTTGCTGTGACGGCCATCTGCCGGAAGTACGATTACATCGCCCTGGTGCCGCATCGCGGCCCGCGAAGCGGCAAATGCTCTCCGTCACCGGTGAAGCAGGCTCGGACCGAAGCGCTGGTCGCAGTCCCTGTCGGCAGCATGCCACCTGACGTGTACTGCAGGTATGTTCGTGCAGAAATTCGGTCTTCCTGCATCGCGACATCTTTCGGTACTTCAGGGATTTAATTCAGCCTTCTCAGTACTATATTCCCTTTGTGGCAGACGACGCCGCCGTTTCACATCTTCAGGAGTCTCGATTGACCCGTTCGTTTTGGGGCGTGCTTCGGCGCGTTGCTCTGGTCGCGTGGGCCGCCGCCTTGTGCCCGGCTGCGCACGCGAATGAAACCCCGCGCCCGCAGCGCGGCAGTCTGGAATACCGCCTCAGTTGGGGCGCTGGGGCGGTGCGGGCGGACCGCGCCTACCGCGCGGGTGCGACCGGCAATGGCGTCGTCGTCGCCATGATCGACACTGGCCTTGGCGGACCCAATCTGTTCGCGCATCTCTCGCCCGCCTCAACCGACCTCGTGCCAAGGCGCGAACCCGACCAAGGGCAAGCCAATCATGGTGAACAGACCGCATCCCTGCTTGCCAGCGCGCTGGATGGCAGCGGCACCTTCGGCGTGGCCTATGACGCGACGCTGCTGTCGATACGTGCCGACCGCGACGGGTCGTGCCGCACGACGTGCAGCTTCGATCCGGCAGTCCTGGCGAAAGCCATTGACTATGCGGTCGACAATGGCGCGCGCGTGATCGGCCTGCCGCTCGCGTCCTATCGCCGCCTGCCTGCCATGGAAAAGGCGCTGGAACATGCGGTCGCGTCCGGCGCGCTGATCGTCGCAGCAGCCGGGAATGATGGCGACAAGGAACCCGTCTGGCCCGCACGCTATGCCTCCGATCCGCGCTTCGCCGACGCGGTGATCGTTGCGGGGGCGAGCACTGCAACCGGAAAGCTCGCCAACTGGTCGAACAAGGCGGGGTCCGCAGCGGAGCGCTACCTCGTCGCACCGGGCCAGAATGTCATTGTCGATTGCGGGCAACGTTATTGCTCGCTCGTGTCGGGCACGTCCTATTCGGTATCCTATGTGGCCGGAGCAGCGGCATTGCTGATGAGCCAGCGCCCGGACCTGAAAGCGGGCGACGTGGCGCGATTGCTGCTGGACGGCGCGCGCGACCTCCGTGCGCGAGGCACTGACGCGGTGAGCGGGCGGGGCGTTCTCGACATCGCGCGCTCGCTCAAGCTTGCCGCTAATTAGCGGCTGAAGAGCCAACTTTGTCGCTAACTTACATCTAGCCCTTGGAACGGGCCAATTTCAGGAGGGTTCAACTCGCGATCATCATGGAGAACATCATGAAAAAGCGAGTCTATCTTACATATGCGTCCGTGATTGCGTGGGGGGCGCTTTCTGCATGTTCAGGCAATAACGCGTCGTCCGATCCGAATGGCAATGCATCGAGCATCGGCAATATGTCGGCAGGCAACGGGGCGTCGGGCAACAACGGCATGATAGGCGGCAGCGCGGGCACGACCGGCAACGCCGCTGGTGATCCGGGCATGGGCACCGCAGGGTCGCTCGGCACGGCAGGAAGCTCGACGGGCAGCACCGGGACGGCCACTGGCGCAAGTTCAGGCGGCTCATCCGGTGGCGGTACAACCGGCGGTGGCACGACTGGTGGCGGTATGAGCGGCTCCTCCGGTGCAGGCGGTGGCACGACCGGAGGCACCACAAGCGGCGGCAGCACTGGAGGTGGCAGCACGACTGGCGGCTCTGGCGGTTCCAGCGGTGGCGGCACATCAGGTGGTAGCAGTGGCGGTTGAACGCACGGCTTCGCCATCATAGGTCAATGAGATTAGTAGGCAGCTTTATCAGTAGCTTACATAGGTTAAAGGCCGGATGTGCATCTCGTCCTAAAGGCGCGGGATCACTCCGGCTTTCGAGGATTTCATGGCAAAGCTCAGCATGGTCAATAAGAACGAGCGACGCAAGAAGATGGTCGCCAAATATGCGGGAAAATACGCGCGCCTAAAAGAGATGGCGAATGACGAGAGGCTGGACGAAAGCGAAAGGCTGATCGCGCGATTGAAGATGGCGGAAATCCCTCGCAACGCAAACCCGACCCGCGTCCGTAATCGGTGCGAGATGACGGGCCGACCGCGCTCCTATTACCGTAAGTTCCGCCTGTCGCGGATCATGCTGCGTCTGCTGGCGAACCGAGGCCAGCTGCCCGGCGTCATCAAGTCGAGCTGGTAGGGCGCATCGCGGCCTCATAAATTTGGTCCAGCGTGGTGGCGACATCGACCAGGCGTTCCGCCGCTGGATCGAACCTGCCGCCGCTCGCCAGGCTTCGCGCCCAATCTACAGCCGCGCGACCACCCCAGGGGTCATCGCCGCTCGCCAGCAATGTGCGCGATGTGCCTTGCATCGCATGGGCCTCGAAATCGTAGAAGGAGCCGCCGACATTACGCATCGCGGCACCGCCCTGCGCTCCATGAAACTCGGCGCCGATGACGGCTTCCTGTCCCGCGTGCAGGTTCCATGAGCAAGCAATGCGAACAACGGCTCCCGTCGTGAGCCGGAGCGTCGCTACCCCATAATCCTCGACTTGCGCCGTGCGGTCACGCAAAGGCGCACCCTGAGCAAACAGCGCGCTGTCCACCGCAACCACCCCCGGGAAGTCGAGCGCCCATAGCGCCAGATCGACGAGATGCACGCCAAGGTCCATCATGCACCCGCCGCCCGATTGCGCCGGGTCATAGAACCATGGCTTGTCCGGCCCATAGGCATTGTGGAACACCAGATCGACGCCGTGGACCGCTCCTAGCGCTCCTTCCCCTATCCGGTCGCGAATGGCCTGCATGCCCGCCGTGAAGCGATAGGACAGATCGACGCCCAACAGCCGGTCTGCCTTTCGTGCTGTGTCGACAACGGCCTGCACTTCGAGGGCGCTACGTCCAAGCGGTTTCTGGCAGAACACCGCAATGCCGCGATCGAGCGCCTCGATCGACTGCGCCGCGTGCAGGGCGCTGGGCGTTGCGATGACGATGCCGTCGAGGTCCATGTCCAACAGGGCGTCGAGGGACTCCGCTTCGGTTGCTCCGGGCGCGACCTGCAAGGCTTCGCGGAGGTTGTCTGGACTGAGGTCCGCAACCGCCGCCGCAGTTGCGAGACCGCTGTCGATCATCGCCTGCATCCGATGCCGCCCGATCCAGCCGACGCCCAGGAAGCCGATACGCGGCCGTCCGATTTTACCGTCAAGTTCGCCCTCAGCTTCCATCGCCAGCAACTCGTTCATAGCGTCACCACCGCCTTGAGGAACCCATCCGGCCGGTCGCGCGCCGCGTCCAGCGCCTCGCCCAGACGCGAAAGCGGAAAACGGTGCGTCAGCAGGGGCTTGGGGTCTAACCTGCCCTCCGTGATGGCTGCGATGGCGTCCCTTATCCCTTGCGCATAGACTTGCGGATCACGTTCATGCGCGTTGACGACATCGATGCCGCGCCAGTTCCACAGCCACATGTTGACGTTGCGCGGCCCATCCTGATGATAGCCTGCGATTATGAGCTTGCCGCGTTCCGCCACAAGTTCCCCGGCCAGATCGAGCGGCCACTGCTTGCCAACCGCTTCGATCACCCGGTCGCAGAAGCGCCCGTCCGTCAGCGTCTTGACCTGCTCGATGATGGCATGATGGTCTTCCATCGGGATTACTTCCGCCGCACCATGATCGCGCGCCACCTCCAGCGAGTAGGGCCGCCGCGATATGGCGATGACACGCGCACCGGCGTCAGTCGCCAGCCGCGTCAGGATTGCACCGAGAAAACCGATCCCGACAATCGCGACAGTCTGCCCCGCCCGAATATCCGATCGCCGGAAGATGTTGAACGCGCACCCGAACGGTTCGCCTGGGAAATCCAAGCCGTTCAATGCGGCGGGTAAGGGCACCACGGCAGCGGCGTCGGCAATGTCATACTCCGCATACCCACGGGATGAGAGCGCCGCCACCCGCTGCCCGACCTGCACCCCCGTCACGCCATCACCGACAGCATCGATCACACCCCAGCCTTCATGGCCGAGGTTGCCCGGCTCTCCCGGAAAGGTCATCCACTCCGGCCCTTCCCACGGCGTCAGGTTCGACGCGCAAATGCCGCAGCCCTCCAACTTCACGCGGACCTGCCCCTCTCTCGGTTCGGGGATCGGCACCATGGCCACTTCCATCTCACCCGGCCCGGTTTGCACGGCGGCTTCCATCATGCCCATCGGGCCTCCTGTCTCATAACCTATGTTACTGAACGAATGTGGCGCGGAGCGTTCTGCTTCTGCGCGTGTTTGTTGCGGTATCGACCCAAGAGGAGACACCCTGATGGCCACGAGCAAAGCACCCGCGAAGGAACCGAAGAAGGCCCCTGCAAAAGCTTCGGCAAAGTCCAAGTCCGCTGGCGGAGGACAAAAGGCGGATGGCCTGCACCGGCCGGTTCAACCCTCGCCCGAACTTGCAGCCATCGTCGGCGAAAAGCCGCTTGCCCGTTCCGAAATCGTCTCGTCGCTCTGGGAATATATCAAGAAGAACGATCTTCAGGACCCCAAGGACCGCCGGGAGATATTGGCGGACGACAAGCTGGAGAAGGTCTTCGGCAAGAAGAAAGTGTCGATGTTCGAAATGAACAAGCACATCTCCAACCACGTCAAGGCGACCGCCTGACGGATCCGTCCGAGGCTGAGCGGCTGCGGTCATTCCGCAGCCAACGCCACGGACGTACTATCGGCCAGAAACGCCTCCAGCAGTGCATGTGCGGCATCGTCCGTCATCTGCTCTGGAGGATGTTTGCAGAAGCACGCCGCGACCGGCACGACAGGCCCTGAAAGCCCGCGATCCAGAGCCACCTTCGCGCACCGGATCATGTCGATGGCGACGCCCGCCGAGTTGGGGCTGTCCTCCACAGACAGCCGCAGTTCCAGGTTCATCGGTACGCCACCGAATAACTGCCCTTCCATCCGCAGGAAGCAGACTTTGTTGTCGTTCTGCCACGCCACGTAATCCGATGGGCCGACATGGATGTTCTCGTCCGCAAGCCGGGTCTCGGCGACGGATTGGACAGCCTCGGTCTTTGAAATTTTCTTCGATTTCAACCGGCTGCGATCGGACATGTTGAGGAAGTCGGTGTTGCCGCCAGTATTCAACTGATAGGTGCGATCCAGCTTCACGCCGCGCTTGGCGAACAGGTCGGTGAGCACGCGATGCACGATCGTCGCGCCCATCTGCGCCTTGATGTCGTCGCCGATCAGCGGCACGCCCGCCTTCTCGAACCGCGCCGCCCAGTCGGG encodes:
- a CDS encoding Gfo/Idh/MocA family protein, which encodes MNELLAMEAEGELDGKIGRPRIGFLGVGWIGRHRMQAMIDSGLATAAAVADLSPDNLREALQVAPGATEAESLDALLDMDLDGIVIATPSALHAAQSIEALDRGIAVFCQKPLGRSALEVQAVVDTARKADRLLGVDLSYRFTAGMQAIRDRIGEGALGAVHGVDLVFHNAYGPDKPWFYDPAQSGGGCMMDLGVHLVDLALWALDFPGVVAVDSALFAQGAPLRDRTAQVEDYGVATLRLTTGAVVRIACSWNLHAGQEAVIGAEFHGAQGGAAMRNVGGSFYDFEAHAMQGTSRTLLASGDDPWGGRAAVDWARSLASGGRFDPAAERLVDVATTLDQIYEAAMRPTSST
- a CDS encoding SWIB/MDM2 domain-containing protein, which encodes MATSKAPAKEPKKAPAKASAKSKSAGGGQKADGLHRPVQPSPELAAIVGEKPLARSEIVSSLWEYIKKNDLQDPKDRREILADDKLEKVFGKKKVSMFEMNKHISNHVKATA
- the rpsN gene encoding 30S ribosomal protein S14: MAKLSMVNKNERRKKMVAKYAGKYARLKEMANDERLDESERLIARLKMAEIPRNANPTRVRNRCEMTGRPRSYYRKFRLSRIMLRLLANRGQLPGVIKSSW
- a CDS encoding MDR/zinc-dependent alcohol dehydrogenase-like family protein: MMEAAVQTGPGEMEVAMVPIPEPREGQVRVKLEGCGICASNLTPWEGPEWMTFPGEPGNLGHEGWGVIDAVGDGVTGVQVGQRVAALSSRGYAEYDIADAAAVVPLPAALNGLDFPGEPFGCAFNIFRRSDIRAGQTVAIVGIGFLGAILTRLATDAGARVIAISRRPYSLEVARDHGAAEVIPMEDHHAIIEQVKTLTDGRFCDRVIEAVGKQWPLDLAGELVAERGKLIIAGYHQDGPRNVNMWLWNWRGIDVVNAHERDPQVYAQGIRDAIAAITEGRLDPKPLLTHRFPLSRLGEALDAARDRPDGFLKAVVTL
- a CDS encoding inositol-3-phosphate synthase; translated protein: MSGGVNIAIVGVGNCASSLVQGLSHYGEGRNDRTGLMHWEIGGYTPGDIKVVAAWDVDARKVGRDVADAIFAKPNCTATFCGDVAPTGAIVEMGCVLDGVAEHMADYPEDRRFVPADAREAAKADIVARLKESRADILCNYLPVGSQQATEFYAECALEAGVAFVNNIPVFIASDPDWAARFEKAGVPLIGDDIKAQMGATIVHRVLTDLFAKRGVKLDRTYQLNTGGNTDFLNMSDRSRLKSKKISKTEAVQSVAETRLADENIHVGPSDYVAWQNDNKVCFLRMEGQLFGGVPMNLELRLSVEDSPNSAGVAIDMIRCAKVALDRGLSGPVVPVAACFCKHPPEQMTDDAAHALLEAFLADSTSVALAAE
- a CDS encoding S8 family peptidase, producing MTRSFWGVLRRVALVAWAAALCPAAHANETPRPQRGSLEYRLSWGAGAVRADRAYRAGATGNGVVVAMIDTGLGGPNLFAHLSPASTDLVPRREPDQGQANHGEQTASLLASALDGSGTFGVAYDATLLSIRADRDGSCRTTCSFDPAVLAKAIDYAVDNGARVIGLPLASYRRLPAMEKALEHAVASGALIVAAAGNDGDKEPVWPARYASDPRFADAVIVAGASTATGKLANWSNKAGSAAERYLVAPGQNVIVDCGQRYCSLVSGTSYSVSYVAGAAALLMSQRPDLKAGDVARLLLDGARDLRARGTDAVSGRGVLDIARSLKLAAN
- a CDS encoding DUF885 domain-containing protein; the encoded protein is MDRRQFLATSGAAAISAALIQTKGFAQPAGDAALNAEFEHVFQQSLARSPELTTSLGLDRGPLAAAKSQLSPRTPEKRARDVAQVKASIASLRRFDTPALSPAARLNLEVVLYSLNTQIAATERFGIDSPIRPYRIFQQGGAYFSVPDFLNTAHTINQKPDADAYLARLDQFATVLDQESAMQQAEAAKGLLAPGWSLDLTLGQMRKLRGQPAATSSIVQSLVKRAGAKGIAGDWQAQAASIVEGKVYPALDRQIALIEKLKPTTKPGDGIWRVPNGDAIYAMALNQATTTTMSPDDVHKLGLAQVAEISGQIDAILTSQGYTGGTVGERLAKLNVAPDQLYANTAAGREELIAGLNEGVKAMYAKLPQAFATVPTQPLEIRAVPVEIQDGASNGYYNRASLDGSRPAIYFVNLKDVGDWPKYTLPSLTYHEGVPGHHLQISLAQESRDIPTLRKIGFFSAYSEGWALYAEQLADELKAYTTPLERVGYLQSFLFRATRLVVDTGIHAKQWSREKATDYMVATTGFARPRTQREVERYCTQAGQACSYKVGHMAWSRARAKAQAALGAKFDLKAFHEILKEGAMPLTILERRVDERIAAMTRSA